A window from Lentisphaera araneosa HTCC2155 encodes these proteins:
- a CDS encoding type II secretion system protein, with protein MKKFTLIEILVVVAIIGILASLLLPSLGKAREKSRRSVCLSNQKQLYLGLATFSDDNDGALPSGTNAHGVFAIKVGNSWYRHGQLYRDNYNRAIETYYCPSNTHSIMGLDKTNSNGSSGGFRTDGTLLTNITSSFQYRNTFGNGMNESPSFNAHSPTLGLMSDHISWHSGKNFSEFLHKDGLNIIYLDGSGTWNKDSRFLSLNIANNDHTIRETQFWREIDR; from the coding sequence ATGAAGAAGTTTACCTTAATCGAGATTTTAGTGGTGGTTGCCATAATCGGCATCTTGGCATCCTTACTTTTACCCTCACTTGGAAAGGCCCGTGAAAAATCTAGGCGTTCAGTATGTTTATCAAACCAAAAGCAGCTCTATCTGGGACTAGCAACTTTTAGCGATGATAATGACGGTGCTTTACCTAGCGGAACAAATGCACATGGTGTTTTTGCTATAAAGGTGGGGAACAGTTGGTATAGACATGGACAACTCTATCGCGATAATTACAATAGGGCCATCGAAACATATTATTGCCCTAGTAATACTCACTCTATAATGGGCCTCGATAAAACAAATTCTAATGGCAGTAGCGGCGGCTTCCGAACTGACGGAACATTGCTAACTAATATAACTTCTTCCTTTCAGTACAGAAATACCTTCGGGAATGGCATGAATGAGAGCCCTTCCTTTAATGCGCATTCTCCAACACTTGGCCTCATGTCAGATCACATCTCATGGCATAGTGGAAAAAACTTCTCAGAATTTCTTCATAAAGATGGCCTAAACATCATCTATCTCGATGGGTCAGGCACTTGGAATAAAGATTCAAGATTTTTATCGTTAAATATCGCAAACAATGATCACACAATAAGAGAAACACAATTTTGGCGAGAAATAGATAGGTAA
- a CDS encoding REP-associated tyrosine transposase: protein MDENDSAWSNRGYLPHYDERGMCQSLTFRLIDSIPQKVIRQFKDELKNVDPEFINREMRKKMEDILSRGMGCCAFKYDELAEYMQNALIHFDSQRYELLAWCIMPNHVHVLIRTEDKLSKIVQSWKSYVGKYALQHKTKFGIAQEQKEFWLREYWDRYIRDEKHLIKTIDYIHQNPVKGGLCQHAEEWRWSSAYK from the coding sequence ATGGATGAAAATGATAGTGCGTGGAGCAATCGAGGTTACCTACCTCATTATGACGAGAGAGGAATGTGTCAATCTTTAACTTTCCGATTGATCGATAGCATCCCACAAAAAGTGATTCGGCAATTTAAGGATGAGTTAAAAAATGTTGATCCGGAATTTATTAATCGTGAAATGCGAAAAAAAATGGAAGATATCTTATCTAGAGGTATGGGCTGTTGTGCATTCAAATACGATGAGCTAGCAGAATATATGCAGAATGCCTTGATTCACTTTGATTCTCAAAGGTATGAATTACTCGCTTGGTGTATCATGCCTAATCATGTACATGTGTTAATAAGAACAGAAGATAAATTATCAAAAATCGTTCAGTCATGGAAATCATATGTCGGTAAATATGCTCTGCAGCATAAGACTAAATTTGGGATTGCACAAGAACAAAAAGAATTTTGGCTGAGGGAGTATTGGGATAGATATATTCGCGATGAAAAACATTTAATAAAAACTATAGACTATATCCATCAGAATCCAGTAAAGGGCGGTTTATGCCAGCATGCCGAAGAGTGGCGATGGTCTAGTGCATATAAATGA
- a CDS encoding alpha/beta hydrolase family protein, which translates to MCLSPYFFAFTLSLCFATFAKDTFTPYTADNVPTNVIDLWKDYDARAEALETKIIKEWKKDGVVSRYITFKVGTFKGQDARIAAYYCFPENGKKNPAFVWSHGGGQRADRKRGEYFAKRGFATVDINWLGRPMEEGIEENTDWGKVDPTQGPGFYKKALRKHWKRGLEADEFTIDPVDSPRNNNWFLLVVAARRAITFLENQPAVNADKIGFSGFSMGGTITSMTAMDPRLKAVAPFVGGTGFLHEDFPGLERTGLKAHYAKPGHLEMYVNTVDPSAYWPHVKVPVLFINSTNDFHAVFDRVYQTMDLLPHKNWRVSMNMHKNHGPGGEQWIMLNKWFNLYLKGNNERMPATPPSTFNLKANEAHFSVSPENNNKDLVEVEIYYSHNPNSITRFWKRAKATSDGKTWQAKIAHKKNVPLYTFALCRYKLSKEEETLSGNTSSYSLFSQEYSYVPDNFKIENLKELAKDQVLFEDFSQGLQDWKWRHGSINTYKFQDPSFVYDNKKLNITINPKQDAYYLQLSVDSRFLGGGRDIGRFHCTIPITAGEQKDIVIKTTDFKSHDKKPKAVQWSRISKFSLALINQKTKQRVNLSTKEGLSMIKSIKLID; encoded by the coding sequence ATGTGCTTATCGCCCTACTTTTTTGCCTTCACTCTATCGCTTTGTTTTGCGACTTTCGCAAAAGACACCTTCACCCCCTATACAGCTGATAATGTTCCTACCAATGTCATTGATTTATGGAAGGATTATGATGCTCGTGCGGAGGCCTTGGAAACCAAAATCATCAAAGAATGGAAAAAAGATGGCGTAGTGTCGCGCTACATCACTTTTAAAGTCGGGACTTTCAAGGGCCAAGATGCGCGCATCGCCGCCTATTACTGCTTCCCCGAAAATGGCAAAAAAAATCCGGCATTTGTTTGGAGCCATGGCGGGGGGCAACGCGCTGATCGCAAACGGGGTGAATACTTTGCCAAGCGCGGTTTCGCCACTGTAGATATCAATTGGTTGGGGCGCCCCATGGAAGAAGGGATTGAGGAAAACACTGACTGGGGCAAAGTCGACCCCACACAAGGGCCAGGCTTTTATAAAAAAGCCTTACGCAAGCATTGGAAACGCGGACTTGAGGCCGATGAATTTACAATTGATCCCGTAGATAGCCCTCGCAATAACAATTGGTTTCTCTTAGTTGTCGCCGCACGACGCGCCATCACTTTCCTCGAAAATCAGCCCGCAGTCAATGCCGATAAAATTGGCTTCTCAGGTTTCTCTATGGGTGGCACCATCACCTCCATGACTGCAATGGATCCGCGCCTCAAGGCCGTAGCTCCCTTCGTTGGTGGCACTGGCTTTCTTCACGAAGATTTTCCTGGACTCGAAAGAACTGGCCTCAAAGCACATTACGCAAAACCCGGCCACCTTGAGATGTATGTCAATACGGTGGATCCCTCAGCTTATTGGCCTCATGTAAAAGTTCCCGTTTTGTTCATCAATTCCACTAATGACTTCCATGCGGTCTTTGATCGCGTTTATCAAACCATGGACTTGCTCCCACACAAGAATTGGCGTGTGAGCATGAATATGCATAAAAACCATGGCCCAGGTGGTGAACAATGGATCATGCTCAACAAATGGTTTAATTTGTATCTGAAAGGCAATAATGAGCGCATGCCCGCTACGCCACCTTCGACTTTTAATTTAAAAGCCAATGAAGCGCATTTTTCCGTAAGCCCCGAAAATAACAATAAGGACTTAGTCGAGGTCGAAATCTATTACTCGCATAATCCCAATTCCATCACCCGTTTTTGGAAGCGCGCCAAAGCGACAAGTGATGGAAAAACTTGGCAGGCAAAAATTGCCCATAAGAAAAATGTGCCGCTCTATACCTTTGCCCTCTGTCGTTACAAACTTTCCAAAGAAGAGGAAACTTTGAGCGGAAATACTTCGAGCTACAGCCTGTTCTCGCAAGAGTATTCCTATGTACCCGATAATTTCAAAATCGAAAACTTAAAAGAACTCGCCAAGGATCAAGTCCTTTTCGAAGACTTTAGTCAGGGCCTGCAGGACTGGAAATGGCGTCACGGCAGTATCAATACCTATAAATTCCAAGATCCCAGCTTTGTCTACGACAATAAGAAACTCAACATCACAATTAATCCTAAACAGGATGCCTATTACCTACAACTCTCTGTTGATAGTCGATTTCTAGGAGGCGGACGCGATATCGGCCGTTTTCATTGCACCATTCCCATTACCGCTGGTGAACAAAAAGACATCGTCATCAAGACCACTGATTTCAAGAGTCACGACAAAAAACCCAAAGCTGTGCAATGGTCCCGCATCAGCAAATTTAGCCTCGCCCTCATTAATCAAAAAACGAAACAAAGAGTTAACCTCAGCACCAAAGAAGGGCTGAGCATGATCAAGTCGATCAAGCTAATTGACTAA